In Exiguobacterium sibiricum 7-3, a genomic segment contains:
- the egtB gene encoding ergothioneine biosynthesis protein EgtB, which translates to MRLETTTYLVDKFSAVRNQTLALIEPLEPEDFIIQASPDVSPPKWHIAHTTWFFERMILQEYDDQYTVFHPKYNYLFNSYYNSIGPYQPRHQRGVLSRPTVEEILAYRMHVDKAILSLLQQKRETPVQQKLEQLIEMGLQHEQQHQELILMDVKYNFFANPLLPAYQNKTEPERTFGVDGSPTFKRFEGGLVEIGHDGQGFAFDNENPVHKTWLNPFELASRPVTNREFLAFVEAGGYEQSEHWLSDGFHVVNQQSWKAPLYWMKNEQGEWSVFTLNGIKPLHLDEPVCHVSFYEADAYSRWCGKRLPTEAEWEYVGRQVEQRGNMMGEGSYHPRPVSSDLQEMTGLFGDVWEWTASAYAPYPGSRPLEGALGEYNAKFMCNQMVLRGGACVTPDDHIRETYRNFFPPDKRWQFSGFRLAGDL; encoded by the coding sequence GTGAGACTGGAAACGACGACTTACTTAGTAGACAAGTTTTCTGCTGTCCGCAATCAAACCTTAGCATTGATCGAACCGCTCGAACCGGAGGATTTTATTATTCAAGCCAGCCCGGATGTCAGCCCGCCGAAATGGCATATCGCGCATACCACATGGTTTTTTGAGCGGATGATCCTCCAGGAATATGATGACCAGTATACAGTGTTTCATCCAAAGTATAACTATTTGTTCAATTCCTACTATAATTCGATTGGACCTTACCAACCGCGTCACCAACGAGGTGTTCTGTCTCGGCCAACCGTCGAGGAAATACTTGCTTACCGAATGCATGTGGACAAAGCAATCTTGTCCCTGTTGCAACAAAAGCGAGAAACTCCCGTTCAGCAAAAACTGGAGCAACTGATTGAAATGGGGCTACAACATGAACAGCAACATCAGGAATTAATCTTGATGGACGTTAAGTACAACTTTTTTGCTAACCCCTTACTGCCTGCTTATCAAAATAAAACAGAACCTGAACGTACTTTTGGCGTTGACGGTTCACCGACATTTAAACGGTTTGAAGGAGGACTCGTTGAAATCGGTCATGATGGTCAAGGGTTTGCCTTTGATAATGAAAATCCAGTCCACAAAACCTGGCTCAACCCGTTTGAGTTGGCAAGCCGACCGGTCACCAACCGTGAGTTTCTGGCCTTCGTCGAAGCAGGCGGGTATGAACAGTCAGAGCATTGGTTGTCTGACGGGTTTCATGTCGTTAATCAACAAAGTTGGAAAGCACCTTTGTACTGGATGAAAAACGAACAAGGTGAGTGGTCCGTCTTTACATTAAACGGAATCAAACCGTTACACTTGGACGAACCTGTTTGTCATGTCAGTTTTTATGAAGCCGACGCCTACAGCCGCTGGTGTGGAAAACGATTACCGACCGAAGCGGAGTGGGAGTACGTCGGACGGCAGGTTGAACAACGAGGAAATATGATGGGAGAAGGGTCCTACCATCCTCGACCTGTCAGTTCTGATCTGCAAGAGATGACCGGCCTGTTCGGTGATGTCTGGGAATGGACTGCGAGTGCCTATGCACCGTATCCGGGAAGCCGGCCGCTAGAAGGCGCGTTAGGGGAATACAATGCGAAATTCATGTGTAACCAGATGGTGCTACGAGGAGGGGCATGCGTAACGCCGGATGATCATATCCGCGAGACGTACCGTAATTTCTTTCCTCCGGATAAACGTTGGCAGTTCAGTGGTTTTCGGTTGGCAGGTGACCTTTAA
- a CDS encoding phosphoglycerate dehydrogenase, translated as MYHVQLWNDVSEKGLKRFTDQYVVKQDIETADAFLVRSKDLHGMKFPTSLKAVARAGVGVNNIPLDQLANRGIPVFSTPGANANAVKELVIASLFLTARKLIPSILWTNNLRGPDIPERIEANKKQFAGTELLGKRIGIVGLGAIGASLANTLHELGMTVSGYDPHMSVESAWRVSNQVHRVTNLEELLATSDYITLHLPLIDATQHLLDERLLGKIKQGATLLNFSRGELIDEQALATVLKSGRLANYVTDFPNAFILSLPRVTPLPHIGASTAEAEENCAIMAVDQLKLFLETGNIRNAVNFPSVELPYSGKRRITIAHQNIPNMVGQIASVLATEQINIANMINGSKDGIAYTIIDIDNHLDEAISLQQLNTIPGVLKTRLL; from the coding sequence ATGTATCATGTACAACTTTGGAATGACGTGTCTGAAAAAGGATTAAAGCGCTTCACCGATCAATATGTCGTTAAACAAGACATCGAAACAGCGGATGCCTTTCTTGTCCGCAGCAAAGACTTACACGGCATGAAATTTCCAACTTCCTTGAAAGCTGTCGCCCGTGCCGGCGTCGGTGTCAATAACATCCCGCTCGATCAATTGGCGAATCGGGGTATTCCCGTTTTCTCGACTCCTGGTGCGAATGCCAATGCCGTCAAAGAGCTTGTCATCGCAAGCCTGTTCTTGACTGCCCGGAAATTAATTCCGAGCATCTTGTGGACAAACAATCTGCGCGGACCGGATATCCCGGAGCGGATTGAAGCGAATAAAAAACAATTTGCCGGTACCGAATTACTCGGGAAACGAATCGGCATCGTCGGCCTTGGCGCCATCGGAGCGAGTTTAGCGAATACGCTTCACGAACTCGGTATGACGGTTTCCGGCTACGATCCCCACATGTCTGTAGAATCGGCATGGCGTGTCTCGAATCAAGTGCACCGTGTCACCAACCTTGAAGAGTTGCTCGCGACAAGCGATTACATTACGTTGCATCTGCCATTGATTGACGCGACCCAACATCTGCTTGATGAACGGCTGCTTGGGAAAATCAAACAAGGGGCAACCTTGCTTAATTTCTCCCGCGGCGAATTAATCGACGAACAGGCTTTGGCCACTGTCTTGAAGTCCGGCCGTCTGGCCAACTATGTCACTGATTTCCCGAATGCCTTCATTCTCTCTCTGCCTCGTGTCACTCCGTTGCCGCACATCGGTGCGTCGACAGCGGAAGCCGAAGAAAATTGTGCCATCATGGCTGTCGATCAATTAAAGCTGTTCCTCGAAACCGGTAATATCCGGAACGCAGTCAATTTCCCGTCCGTCGAGTTACCCTATTCCGGTAAACGACGTATCACGATCGCGCATCAGAACATCCCGAACATGGTCGGTCAAATCGCTTCCGTCCTTGCGACAGAACAAATCAACATCGCCAACATGATCAATGGCAGCAAGGATGGTATCGCCTACACGATCATCGATATCGATAACCATTTGGATGAAGCAATCTCATTACAACAATTAAATACCATTCCCGGTGTGTTAAAAACAAGACTACTTTAA
- the serC gene encoding 3-phosphoserine/phosphohydroxythreonine transaminase — MTVFNFSAGPAVLPVPVLLKAQSELLNYQGSGQSVLELSHRSTLFENILQDTEALLRELLQIPDHYRVLFLQGGATLQFSMLPLNLATDRRHVDFIDTGSWSQKAMQDAQAFVKTNIVASSKEDSYRSIPTGPIRSEADYLHITWNNTLEGTTFTEVPQVDVPLVADFSSSILSEPIDVSQFDVIYAGAQKNLGSAGMTLVIIKDKLLQRTPDRLGSYLRYDTHATHHSLYNTPPTYSIYLTKLVLEWIKEQGFDTVVARNHRQAASLYAYLDQSVLFSNHVALPDRSRMNIPFTTGQTDLDKQFLQFAERHQLVNLKGHRSVGGMRASLYNAMPTAGVDALIAILQRFEQGER, encoded by the coding sequence ATGACGGTTTTTAACTTTTCAGCTGGTCCGGCAGTCCTACCGGTACCTGTTTTACTTAAAGCTCAATCAGAGCTTCTGAATTACCAAGGTTCTGGACAATCCGTTTTGGAATTAAGTCATCGTTCCACCTTGTTTGAAAACATCCTTCAGGATACAGAGGCTCTGCTTCGGGAACTCTTACAGATTCCGGATCATTACCGTGTCTTGTTTTTACAAGGCGGTGCGACACTTCAGTTTTCCATGTTACCGCTGAACTTAGCAACGGATCGGCGTCACGTGGACTTCATCGATACGGGCAGCTGGTCACAAAAAGCGATGCAGGATGCCCAGGCTTTTGTAAAGACAAACATCGTTGCTTCATCTAAAGAGGACAGCTATCGTTCGATTCCGACCGGTCCCATCCGTTCTGAGGCGGATTATCTGCATATCACATGGAACAATACGCTTGAAGGGACGACTTTTACCGAAGTCCCACAAGTCGATGTTCCATTAGTAGCCGACTTCTCTTCCTCTATCTTATCGGAACCGATTGATGTCAGTCAGTTTGACGTAATTTATGCGGGGGCTCAAAAGAATCTCGGATCAGCCGGAATGACGCTTGTCATCATAAAAGATAAGCTGTTACAGCGTACGCCGGACCGCTTAGGTTCCTATTTGCGGTACGATACACACGCTACCCATCATTCACTTTACAATACACCGCCCACATACAGCATCTATTTGACGAAACTGGTCCTCGAATGGATCAAGGAGCAGGGATTCGATACGGTCGTCGCGCGTAATCACCGGCAAGCCGCTTCCCTCTATGCGTACTTGGACCAATCCGTCCTGTTTTCAAATCACGTCGCCTTACCGGACCGGAGCCGAATGAACATTCCTTTTACTACCGGTCAAACGGATTTGGATAAACAATTTCTGCAATTTGCAGAACGTCATCAGCTCGTGAATTTAAAAGGACATCGTTCTGTCGGAGGAATGCGCGCAAGTCTCTATAACGCGATGCCAACCGCAGGCGTCGATGCCCTTATCGCCATCTTACAACGATTCGAACAGGGGGAACGTTAA
- a CDS encoding NUDIX hydrolase, whose amino-acid sequence MPMSTYYQNLRQKIGNQLLFTPSVGAIIRDASGRILFQDPGGPFWSLPAGAIEPGEPPAKAVIREVYEETGLIVRPVRLIGCFGGEAFRLTYPDQNQVEYIAFIFACDVLEGTLTAIDGESKQLCYFDRKDRPPLAFPYPEHIFETGTKSSFFEWEEAWIDQLKMEYSIKDEH is encoded by the coding sequence ATGCCCATGTCGACTTATTACCAGAATCTGCGTCAAAAAATAGGAAATCAATTGTTGTTCACGCCGTCTGTCGGTGCAATTATCCGCGATGCTTCCGGGCGAATCTTATTCCAAGATCCGGGAGGTCCATTCTGGAGCCTTCCGGCGGGCGCGATCGAACCGGGCGAGCCGCCGGCAAAAGCGGTAATCCGTGAAGTATATGAAGAAACTGGATTGATTGTCCGTCCGGTCCGCCTGATCGGCTGTTTTGGAGGAGAGGCGTTTCGCCTGACCTACCCGGATCAAAACCAGGTGGAGTATATCGCCTTTATTTTTGCGTGTGATGTGTTGGAAGGAACGTTAACAGCGATTGACGGAGAATCCAAACAACTGTGTTATTTTGACAGGAAAGATCGTCCACCCTTAGCGTTTCCTTATCCCGAGCATATTTTTGAAACAGGAACGAAAAGTAGCTTTTTTGAATGGGAAGAAGCATGGATTGATCAATTAAAGATGGAATACTCTATAAAAGACGAACATTAA
- a CDS encoding cold-shock protein encodes MEQGKVKWFNAEKGFGFIERESGDDVFVHFSAIQTDGFKSLDEGQEVSFEVEEGQRGPQATNVTKL; translated from the coding sequence ATGGAACAAGGTAAAGTAAAATGGTTTAACGCAGAAAAAGGTTTTGGCTTCATCGAACGTGAAAGCGGCGACGACGTTTTCGTTCACTTCTCAGCTATCCAAACAGACGGTTTCAAATCACTTGACGAAGGTCAAGAAGTTTCGTTTGAAGTTGAAGAAGGCCAACGCGGACCGCAAGCAACTAACGTTACTAAACTTTAA
- a CDS encoding GNAT family N-acetyltransferase, whose product MNSIYLRVYTKEDAQALLDLSIRNQGHFEYWMPVKPPKDTYTLPKQLERIQQLEENQKADRSYAFGIFLTETNQLVGEVSAAFVERFPTETCMIGYQLDQQYNGQGIMSIAVRQAARLLFDEYQFHRLRAEVMPENIGSIRVLEKVGFRQEGVAKKSLFINGAWEDFVLFALLKEELD is encoded by the coding sequence ATGAATTCGATTTATTTACGTGTGTATACGAAAGAAGACGCACAGGCATTGCTCGATCTCAGCATTCGAAACCAAGGACATTTTGAATATTGGATGCCGGTCAAACCCCCAAAAGATACCTATACGTTGCCGAAACAACTTGAGCGAATTCAACAGTTGGAAGAGAACCAAAAAGCAGACCGTTCGTATGCGTTCGGGATATTTTTAACAGAAACGAATCAACTGGTCGGAGAAGTGTCTGCGGCGTTCGTCGAACGTTTCCCGACAGAGACGTGTATGATCGGGTATCAACTTGATCAGCAGTATAACGGGCAAGGGATCATGTCAATAGCTGTCCGCCAAGCTGCGCGTCTCTTGTTCGATGAGTACCAGTTCCACCGTTTGCGGGCCGAAGTCATGCCTGAGAATATCGGATCGATCCGCGTCTTGGAAAAAGTAGGATTCAGACAGGAAGGGGTCGCAAAAAAGAGTTTGTTCATTAACGGTGCCTGGGAAGACTTCGTATTGTTTGCACTATTAAAAGAAGAACTCGATTAA
- the guaC gene encoding GMP reductase: protein MDVVFDYEDIQLIPAKSIVGSRSECDTTVEFGGRRFKLPVVPANMQTIIDEKIATYLAENGYFYIMHRFEPETRLDFVRSMQKRHLIASISVGVKAEEYTFVETLAQEGLTPEYITIDIAHGHSEAVIRMIQHIKLLLPDSFVIAGNVGTPEAVRELEHAGADATKVGIGPGKVCITKIKTGFGTGGWQLAALRWCAKAASKPIIADGGIRTHGDIAKSVRFGATMVMIGSLFAGHEESPGETHEVDGLRVKEYFGSASEFQKGEKKNVEGKKVFVEHKGSLSETLIEMEQDLQSAISYAGGNKLQAIRTVDYVVVKNSIFNGDKVY from the coding sequence ATGGATGTAGTTTTTGATTATGAAGATATTCAATTAATTCCTGCAAAATCAATCGTAGGAAGCCGGTCGGAATGTGATACGACGGTTGAGTTTGGTGGACGACGCTTTAAGTTACCGGTCGTTCCGGCCAATATGCAGACGATCATTGACGAAAAAATTGCGACTTATTTGGCAGAGAACGGTTACTTTTACATCATGCATCGTTTCGAGCCCGAAACACGACTGGATTTTGTCCGGTCGATGCAAAAACGCCATTTGATTGCATCAATCAGTGTTGGCGTAAAAGCGGAAGAATATACATTCGTCGAGACGTTGGCACAAGAAGGCTTGACGCCAGAATATATCACGATTGACATCGCTCATGGTCATTCGGAAGCGGTCATTCGGATGATCCAACATATCAAACTGCTGTTACCGGACAGTTTTGTTATTGCTGGAAACGTCGGGACACCGGAAGCCGTTCGTGAATTGGAACACGCAGGAGCAGACGCGACAAAAGTTGGAATTGGTCCAGGTAAAGTATGTATTACGAAAATTAAAACGGGATTTGGTACGGGAGGCTGGCAATTGGCGGCATTAAGATGGTGTGCCAAAGCTGCCAGTAAACCAATTATCGCTGATGGCGGTATCCGGACCCACGGCGACATTGCAAAATCGGTTCGTTTTGGGGCGACGATGGTGATGATCGGTTCACTGTTTGCGGGACACGAAGAGTCTCCAGGTGAGACGCACGAAGTTGATGGATTACGCGTTAAAGAATATTTTGGTTCGGCGTCCGAGTTTCAAAAAGGTGAAAAAAAGAACGTCGAAGGAAAAAAAGTGTTTGTTGAACATAAAGGCAGCTTGTCAGAGACGTTGATTGAAATGGAGCAAGATTTACAGTCTGCGATTTCGTACGCGGGCGGTAACAAACTGCAAGCAATCAGGACTGTCGATTATGTGGTCGTCAAAAATTCAATTTTTAACGGCGATAAAGTGTATTAA
- the egtD gene encoding L-histidine N(alpha)-methyltransferase: MSQQVKSYDMYTNQHNMRQEVLYGLSQDKKTLQAKYFYDQRGSELFEQITQQPEYYLTRTELEILSQHQVAIADCIGPVHTLIEYGSGSSRKIKSLLSSLHQLEAYMPIDISKEFLIQSAHQLSQDYPTLDIKAVCGDYSTPLVLPIEDKLKKVIFFPGSTIGNFDPDEAAAFLSRSCQLLEKGDGFLIGIDTKKEVTVLHDAYNDKAGVTAQFNLNILKHINESLDGTFDLTWFEHVAFYNEVLGRIEMHLRSRIDQLVTVADQTFSFKQGETIHTENSYKYSVDDFQVLARQNGFTPVTCFTDRNQYFSVHYLEKT, from the coding sequence ATGAGTCAGCAGGTCAAAAGTTATGACATGTATACGAATCAACACAATATGCGTCAGGAAGTGTTGTACGGGTTATCGCAAGACAAGAAGACGCTCCAGGCAAAATATTTTTATGATCAAAGAGGGTCTGAATTATTCGAGCAAATTACACAACAACCGGAATATTATTTGACGAGAACGGAACTCGAGATTTTATCGCAGCATCAAGTGGCGATTGCCGATTGTATCGGACCGGTCCATACGCTGATTGAGTATGGAAGCGGCAGCAGTCGGAAAATCAAAAGTCTGCTCAGCTCATTACATCAGTTGGAGGCATATATGCCAATTGATATTTCCAAAGAGTTTTTGATTCAGTCCGCGCATCAACTTTCGCAAGACTATCCGACTTTGGATATCAAAGCCGTATGTGGTGATTATTCGACGCCACTGGTTCTGCCGATTGAAGACAAGCTAAAAAAAGTGATTTTCTTTCCCGGCTCAACCATCGGCAATTTTGATCCCGACGAGGCCGCTGCTTTTTTGAGTCGTTCGTGTCAACTGCTAGAAAAGGGTGACGGATTTTTGATCGGTATTGATACAAAAAAAGAGGTGACGGTCCTACACGACGCCTATAACGATAAGGCGGGTGTGACGGCGCAGTTCAATTTGAACATTTTAAAGCATATCAATGAATCACTTGACGGAACGTTTGACCTGACATGGTTCGAACATGTTGCGTTTTATAATGAAGTGCTTGGCCGGATTGAGATGCATCTGAGAAGTCGGATTGATCAACTGGTGACCGTCGCGGATCAGACATTTAGCTTTAAACAAGGTGAAACCATCCATACGGAAAATTCCTATAAATACAGTGTGGATGACTTTCAAGTGTTGGCCAGACAAAATGGATTTACTCCGGTCACATGTTTTACGGATCGAAATCAATATTTTAGTGTCCATTATCTAGAAAAGACATGA
- a CDS encoding nuclear transport factor 2 family protein, with product METSAKHEQLQLLLTNRHAYLMQGNRKEMHQLLSPDFSFVDGQGRQFDAETYLDHYVDPDQIQWSDQLSESMVVEVFDTTALVQEIVEDHFSYGRSMYVGRFRSVSLYHWTNEGWKWHFHQLTPLDPS from the coding sequence ATGGAAACTTCAGCTAAACATGAACAGCTTCAGCTTCTCCTGACAAATCGACATGCTTATTTGATGCAGGGCAACCGAAAAGAGATGCATCAGTTGTTATCACCCGATTTTTCTTTTGTTGATGGACAAGGCCGGCAGTTCGATGCCGAGACGTATCTCGATCATTATGTCGACCCGGATCAAATCCAATGGAGCGATCAACTCAGCGAGTCGATGGTGGTCGAAGTCTTCGACACGACGGCCCTGGTGCAGGAAATCGTGGAAGATCATTTCTCATACGGTCGCAGCATGTACGTCGGTCGCTTCCGGAGCGTTTCACTTTATCACTGGACGAACGAGGGCTGGAAATGGCACTTTCACCAACTTACGCCGCTTGACCCGTCTTGA
- a CDS encoding NAD(P)/FAD-dependent oxidoreductase: protein MYSHIVIGAGILGTSTAYHLAKEGASVLLVDRKEAGRATHVAAGIICPWMTQRRNKAWYRLANNGAHYYDTLIPELEALGETTTGYQKVGAIALHETSKIEKMQVIAENRFPEAPAIQQIERLTADRVQQMFPLIEYVEDALFVSGGARVDGRALRAALERGALKQQAKVVEADAALIVVDGQVKGVQIDDEMHYAEQIILTAGVWVNELLKPLHLELDIRPEKGQILHLDITAEQTQQWPVIMGQRGLYLVSIEDGKLALGSTHEKQLDYNLQPTVKGMHALLTRALPVAPALEDSKINEMRVGLRPYTSTSLPIIGRLATHPNVLVANGLGASGLTIGPYLGRELAKLALGQELDINLEDYLPQ from the coding sequence ATGTACAGCCATATCGTGATCGGGGCAGGTATTCTCGGCACCTCAACCGCATATCATTTAGCGAAAGAAGGCGCATCCGTCTTGTTGGTTGACCGGAAGGAAGCGGGTCGTGCTACGCACGTCGCAGCAGGAATTATTTGTCCTTGGATGACGCAACGTCGGAACAAGGCTTGGTATCGATTAGCCAATAACGGTGCTCATTATTATGACACCTTGATTCCGGAACTCGAGGCACTTGGTGAGACGACGACCGGCTATCAAAAAGTAGGCGCAATCGCTTTACACGAAACATCAAAAATCGAAAAAATGCAGGTCATTGCTGAAAATCGTTTTCCCGAGGCGCCGGCGATTCAGCAAATCGAGCGTTTGACTGCTGATCGTGTGCAACAGATGTTTCCGTTGATTGAATATGTGGAAGATGCATTATTCGTTTCCGGCGGAGCACGAGTTGACGGACGTGCGTTACGCGCTGCACTAGAACGCGGCGCCCTCAAACAGCAGGCGAAGGTGGTCGAAGCAGATGCCGCGTTAATCGTCGTGGACGGTCAAGTGAAGGGTGTCCAAATTGATGATGAAATGCATTACGCGGAGCAAATCATCTTGACGGCAGGTGTCTGGGTCAATGAGTTACTGAAACCGTTGCATCTTGAACTTGACATCCGTCCTGAAAAAGGGCAGATTCTCCATCTGGACATCACGGCGGAACAAACACAACAATGGCCCGTCATCATGGGGCAACGTGGACTGTATCTTGTATCGATTGAGGATGGAAAATTGGCGCTCGGCTCCACGCATGAGAAACAACTTGACTATAACCTCCAACCGACCGTCAAGGGCATGCATGCTTTATTGACACGTGCCTTGCCGGTTGCACCTGCACTGGAAGACTCGAAAATCAATGAGATGCGTGTCGGACTTCGTCCTTATACCAGTACTTCCTTACCGATCATCGGACGACTCGCGACTCATCCGAATGTACTGGTCGCTAACGGACTTGGAGCCTCCGGCTTAACGATTGGTCCCTATCTGGGGCGTGAATTAGCGAAGTTAGCGTTAGGGCAAGAACTCGATATCAATCTGGAGGATTATTTACCTCAATGA